The DNA segment GCTCGTCCCCATTCATACGCCGGGCTACGGCGAAACCCGACTTAGCTCTTTACCGCGACTCGACCGGGCGCGGTCGCTGCCGACGAAAAGTGTTTTGCCAGCCGCGAGAGAGGTACGTGCCAATGGCGAGTCTGCTGGACACCGTCCTGCAAGAGTTGGAGTCGTATCTCACCTCGCCCGCGACCAACACGGCCGACGTCCTGCTCGCCGCGGTCATCCTCGTGGTCGGCTGGTACGTGGGGGCGCTGGTGGTGCGACTCGTCGGCCGGCAGGTCGCGCGGAAGTTCCAGCGACCCAGCCTGACCAAGACCGCCCTCGGCGGAATTCGGGCGACCGTGATGGTGATGGCCGCCGTGGTCGCGGCGAACTACCTCGGGTTGCAGACCGGCGATATCTTCCTCTCGGTGACGGTGTTCTCGGCGGTGCTGGGGTTCGTGCTCGCGCCCATCATCGGCTCCATCATCAACGGCCTGTTCCTGCTGGCGGACCAGCCCTACGAAATCGGCGACATGATCGAGTTCGTCGAGCGCGACACCCGCGGTTACGTCGAGGACATCACGCTCCGGTACACGAAGGTCTTCACCCTGGAGAACACCTTCCTTGTCATCCCCAACTCCAGCATGCGCGACCGCGACATCATCAACTACTCCGCCGAGGACACCCGTTCGCGGCTCTCGATGGAGTTGCTGGTCACCTACGAGGGCGACCTGGAGGAAGCGCGCGCGATACTGGAGCGGGCCGCCCGGGAGACGCCCGAGGTGGTCGAGGGCGGCCCGGACATCCGCATCGGGAGCGCGCGCTACGCCTCCGAACCGGTGGCGTATATCAAGGAGTTTGCCGACCACGGCGTCCTGCTCGACCTCCGGTACTGGGTGAAAGACCCCTACTTCATGCCGCGCGTCCGCTCGAAGATTCAGGAGCGCGTCTGGGAGCAACTACCCGACGCCGACGTCGAGATCGCGTACCCCCACAGCCACCTCGTCTTCGACGAGACGAGCGGTACGGCCCGGGTCAGCGTGGAGGATGGGGCCGAAGTCCCCGGGCAGGAGAGCGTCGCCGGCGGGTCCGAATCCGCCGAGGCCGACGCCGCGCCGGCCGACCGCGGGGAGGACGTGGCGGGCGACTCGCGCGCCTCGCCCGAAGAGTTCGACTCCCGGAACTGAAGCCGGCTTCCAAGTACCAAAAACGGTTCGCCCGGGACCGAAACCGCCGCGAGCGAGTCTGACGACTCGTTCGCGACTCACTTTCCGACCGTGATTACCTCGGCGTCGAGTTTCTCCCGGAGGTAGCTGTCGACGTTCGGGTCGGAGGTCAGCTTCCGGAGCATGCGCCGCCAACGACCCGACTGCTTGTGGCCGATGACCACCACGTCGGCGTGTTCCGCCGCGACCTCTTCGAGGATGGTCTCCTCGACCAGGAACCCCTCCCGAATCACGTACCGCGTGTGGGGGAGCGGTCCGAACTCCTCCTCGACCGCGCGCTTGAGTTCGGCGCGGCTCACGGTCTTGCCCTTGTGGTAGAGGTTGACGTGGAGGACGGTCAACTCGGCGTCGCGTTCCTCGGCCACGCCGATGGCCTCTTCGAGGGTCCGACGCGAGTGTGCCGAGAGCGGATATCGGACGGGGACGACGACGCGGGTCATCGTTCGACCGAACGCCGTCCGGACTTTTCTATGCCCCGGTCGAGGACGTCGCCGCGCGGGTCCGCGACCGTCGGCGGAGCGCTCGCCGGGGAAATTCCGACCGTCTGCGGAACCCTATCTGTCGGCGGAACCCCAACCGTCGACGGCCGTCGGTCCGACGGCGCGCACCCGGCCGTCGAGTTCAGCGTCGACCCCCTCCGCGCGGGCGTAGTCCACCAGCACCTCGTACTGGATGTCGCCGCGCTCGACCAGGAGGTCCTCGCCGAGGCTGGGGAACTCATCGTCGGTGTGGAGGACGTACTCCGAGAGCGCGACCGAGTAGGTCCGGTCGGTATCGAGGCGGTCGCCGCCGACGCGCACCGACTCGACCGCGCAGGTTTCGGGGTCCCACGCGATCTCCGCGCCGCTGACCTGCGCGTGCCACCAGTCGGGTTCGGCGAAGTCGAGGTCGGGGCCGGCGGCCCACTCGAACGCGTCTCGGAGCGCCTCGCCCGGAACTTCGGCGACCGCAAGGTTCTCCTCGAACGGCGTGACGCTCACGACGTCGGCCGCAGTCACCTCCCCCTCCAAGGGGTCGCCGGTTCGGACCCCGCCGCTGTTCTGGAGGCCGACCTCCGCGCCGGTCGCCCAGCGGTAGGCGTCGGCGACCAGATTGCCGAGGCGACACTCGCCGCCGAACAGCGTCGTCTCCGCGCGGCAAACGGGTTCCTCGACGCGACCGACGACGTCGTTCAGACCGGTTTCGGCGAGGCGCTCGCGCATCGCCGCCGCGACCCCCTCGTGGACGGGGGCGTCGGCGACCTCGTGGTGGGCGACCTCGCCGGTCCCGAGGTCGACTTCAAGAACGACGGACCCGCCGTCGCCGGGTCTGGTGAGGAGCGTGCCCTCGATTCGGTCGCGGCGCTCGGTCGGGACGTGACCGCCGAGAATCGCGTCGGCGTCGACCGCCCGCGCGAGTTCCTCGTCGCCGTTTCCGAGGTGCGAGAGCACGGCCGTGTAGTCGGCGTCGAGGTCCGCGAGCGCCTTGCGGGCCGACTCGACGGGGTCGGCGAACTCCAGGTCGGTGGCAAAGGGATTGAGCGAGGCGGTTCGGGCGGTCGTGACGCCGACGAAGCCGACCGTCTCCCCGCCGACCTCCACGGTCGTAGCGGGGACGACGCCCTCTGCGGCGGCGAATCGTTCTTCCGAGTCCGACCGCGTCTCCCAGACGTTGGCGCTCACCCACGTCTGGGGCGAGTCGGCGACGAGTCGCCGGAGGTCGGCCTTGCCGTGGTCGAACTCGTGGTTGCCGAACGTTTCGACGTCCGGCCGGACCGCCTCGTAGAAGTCGAGCGCCTGCGCACCGTTCTCGACCAGCGCGAGGACGCCCGGCGAGGTGTTGTCTCCGCTTCCCGCCAGAATCGCGTCGTCGCCGCGGAGTTCGTCGAGGAGTCCCGCGAGGCGACCGACCCGTTCAGGGGCGTCGTAGACGTTCTCGATATCGGAGTAGTGGAGGAGACGGGGAGCCATCGGACCGCGGGTTCTCGCGCCGCCGACAAGACTCCTTCGGACGGAGTCTCCCCGGAGGGTTCGGACGCGGCGTTTTCACCGAGCCACAGCCGACAGTATAAACTGCTCGGGCGAGTACTCCGACTCGATGGACGCGATCACGACCGCCGACGGCGAGACGGTGTACGTCTCCCGCGACGACGGCGAACGCGGTTCGAAGGGACCGTTCTTCGTCGTCTACGGTAGCGAATCGGGTGAGGACCGCTACGGGTACTTCTGCGGGAACTGCGAGCGCATCGACAACGCGATGGACCCGATGGGTCGCATCGAGTGCAACGCCTGCGGCAACATCCGCAAGCCGACGGAGTGGGACGCGGCCCACGAGTGAACCGTCCGACGAGTCGAGGGCCTCGCCCGACGCGTCGAGGATACGCAGAACGCCCCGAAGCCTCCGCCGGGACGACGCCCGCGGCGTCGTCCCGGCCAGTTTCCTTTTACCCGCGTTCTCCCTATCTCGGCATATGGGGGAAGTTCGGGAGGACGTACTGGAGGAGGTCGAATCGCACAGTGAAACGCTCACGCTCGAAGACTTCGTCCGTCTCATCGAGGAGAACCACTACGAAGCCGAACCGGGCGTCGACCGCGGCCTGCTGGCCGACTACGCCGAGGCGGCCTTCTTCGACGTGGACCTCGCGCAACTCGACGACCGGACGACCGACAGCGAGTCGTGGGTCGCGGGCGAACCGTTGTACGAAGTGGGCGAGAACCGCGTGAGCGCCTATCCCCTGACCTGGCACGAGGCGTTCGGGGGGACTGACGACCTGCGGACGATCATCGAAATGATACAGGACGAGGTCACCGAACCGGAGGGGACCCAGTACGAGGCGGTCACGGAGCAAGGAATCCCCGAGGACAAGATCCTCCGCGTCGCGCAGGTCGTCGCGGGAATCGACCGCCAGACCACCCGCAACGCACTCAAGCGACTCCGCGACAACGGCGAAATCGAGGAGTACGCGTCCCAGGCGCGCAGTCCGACCATCCGTCTCAGCTGACCCGCAAGAAGGTTTATTACAGATTCCGTCTTAGCTTCGCACGGATGGCCCCTGTTAGCACACCGCCAGTCGAACAGGCGCGGTCGATATTCAGCGACCTCGGATACACCGTGTCCGGCGACGGCGAGGAATTCCGGGCCGAGCGCAAGTGGCGAGTGGTGCGAGTGACGGCGCTCGCGGAGTCGGGCGAGACCCCCGACGACGGCGAGCTTCGCTGTTTCGTAACGTGGTCAGACCAGGCCCAGCAGCTTCGACGCCAGCTTCGACGGACGAATCCGGCATACGAGTGGGCGATAATAAGCGTCCGCGAAGGCGGCGACTACGAAGTGATGCGCGCGCCGCCGGGGGCGAAACAGGCGGTATAACCTCTCTCTTCTTCCGACCGTTCGACCGCGATAGCCGACGATAGACAGAAACGAGCCGAGAAGCCGACAGTCCGCGAGAAGCCGACAGTCCGGCGGCAGTCCACTGCCGCCGGACTGTCGGCCGTCGGGGCGAGGACGGTCGCGCTCGCGCTATCTGTCGCCCAGCGCCTGCGCGGTGGCGGCGAGTCCGGCCTCCACGTCGACGTCGGCGCCCTGCTTCGAGAGCGCGTCGCCGAATGCGGCCATCAGGTACGAGACGGTCTCCTCCCGGGCGGAGTAGCCCATACAGCCGATACGGAAGATGTCGCCGTCGAGGTCGCCGAGTCCGGTGGCGATCTCGAGGTCGTACTGCTCCAGCAGGTAGCTGGTCACGTCGGTGTCGGTCGCGCCCTCGGGGACCTGCACCGCGTTGAGGCTCGGCAGCCAGTAGTCGTCGGGGGCGTTCATCTCGATGCCCATCGCCTCGACGCCGGCCTTCAGCGCGCCCGCGATTTCGCGGTGGCGCGCCCACCGCTCCTCGATGCCCTCCTCGGCGACCAGTCGCAGGGCCTCACGGAGCGCGTAAATGTTCGTGATGGGCGCGGTGTGGTGGTACGACCGGTCGTCGCCCCAGTAGCCCTCCAGCAGCGAGAGGTCGAGGTACCACGACCGGGCGTCCTCCTCGCGAGAGAGCACCTTGTCCATCGCGCGGTCGTTGAGCGTGAGCGGGGCCGCGCCGGGCGGACACGACAGGCACTTCTGCGGACCGGCGTAGGCCACGTCGACGTCCCACTCGTCGACGCGGAGTTCGACGCCGCCGAGCGAGGTGACGGTGTCGGCGATGACGAGCGCGTCGTGGTCGTGGGCGATGCTCGTGAGTTCCGGAACCTGGGGCTGGAGGACGCCCGTGCTCGTCTCGGCGTGGACGAAGCCGAACACGTCCGGCTGGTGTTCGTCGAAGGCGTCCTGGACGTCGGCGGGGTCGAGCGGTTCGCCCCACGGCGCGTCGACGTGGACGACCTCCCCGCCGGCCCGTTCGGCCATCGACTCCATCCGACCGCCGAAGTAGCCGTTGGTCGGGACGAGCATCGTGTCGCCCGGTTCGACCACGTTGCCGATGGCCGCCTCCATCGAGGCCGACCCGGTGCCCGAAACCGGAATCGTCCACCGGTTGTCGGTCCGAAAGGCGTACCGGAGCAGGTCCTGCACGTCGTTCATGATGCCGATGAACGAGGGGTCGAGGTGACCGACCAGCGGCGTGCTCATCGCCCGCAACACTCGCGGGTGGACCTCGCTCGGTCCGGGTCCCATCAGCGTCCTGTCCGGCGGCGCGAGTTCACCAACGTCCGGTTTCTCCGGCATGCGACGGGCTAACACTGCCGGCGACTAAAAGACTTCTACCCCAGCAAGAACCCGCGGGCTTCGACTACCGGGCGATTATTGGGCCGTTGTCCCCGTGAACGGGATTTCTAAGCGGTCGTTGACGGTCCCAACAGACCGTTGTCCGTCCCGAGGGTCGACATCGCCGGAGAAACCGAGCGTTTCACCGAGTGAACGAAGAGGAACGGTCTGGGTCGTTTATCCCCGTCGTGCGCGTAGGCCGAATTGGCCCGACGGGGGCGGTAGGACCCCGCGTCCGACGGGCGAAGCGGATGGCGTTTGCCGGACCCGAGCGGCCGACGCCGCGGGACGATTTGCCGCGGCGGCGCGAGGTGGGTCATCGGGGGAGGGCCCCGCCTCGCGCCGCGGCGACTCTCGAACTACCCCGCGGCGGGCCGACGACTCGACCGGTTTCCGTTCACTGCTGTCACTTCGCGGTGCGTTCACCGCGGCGCACGAACGCGATGGCGCAAAGGCCATCGCGGCGCGGCCGTTGGGGAGGCGGCCGCGCCGCTCCGAGCCGTCACATCCGCGCGGCGACTTTTTACTGCGACTATCGGCGAGCGACGGTGCCGTCCGTACACAGACGCCGTCGTACTTCGAGATGCATCGCCGACGCGGGGGGAAGAGGCTTATATCTCACCGGCGCCAATCGTCGTCACCATGATGGTCGGGCACGCGATGCTGGCGTTCGCGCTCGCGGCGAGCGCGGCGAGCGCCCGGGGGTGGTCGCGCGAGCGGGCGATGGCGTTCGGGATCGCGGCGGGCGCGTTCGCCGCGGTTCCTGACGTGGACATGGCGTACGCGCTCGTCGGCCTCGCCCAGGTGGGAGTCGCGAGCGTTTGGACCATGACCGCCGCGTTCTGGGGGAGTTCGCATCTCGTCCACCGGGCGGTCACCCACTCACTCGTCGTGGCCGTTCCCGCGGCGCTCGCGTTCGCGCTGGTCGCCCGCGAGCGCGGCCGGCCGGCCGCGCTCGCGCTCCTCGCGGGGCTCGTCGCCGTCGCGTGGGCCGAGAGCGGCGTCCTCGGCGCGGCGGTGATGACGCTGTTCGGACTCGCCGGGCTCGCAGTCGCGCTGGTCGCCGCCGACAGGGCCGACCTGGGCGTGCGGTCGCTGTTCGCCGCGGCGCTCCTGGGCCTGCTCTCGCACCCGTTCGGCGACCTCTTCACCGGCGCGCCCCCGAGGATGCTCTACCCGCTCGACGTTCGGCTGTTCGCCGAGCGACTCGTGTTGCTGGCCGACCCGACGCTCAACCTGCTCGCGGTCTTCGCCCTGGAGCTGTGTACCATCTGGCTGGCGGGGTACGTCTACCTCCGGCTCACCGACCAGGACCTGTTCTGGCACGTCGACGCCCGCGCCGCGCTCGGCGTCGCCTACGCCCTCGCCGCGCTCGCGATGCCCGCACCCACGCTCGAGGTGTCGTACCACTTCGTGTTCTCCGTGCTGGCGGTCGGCGTCGTCGGCGTCGCGCCTCACCTGCTCCCCTCCCGGTCGGTGCTCTCGGCCGACTGGAACGACGCCGTCACGTGGACCCTGACCGGCCTCGCGGCCGTCAGTTTCGCGACGATAGCGTACGCGGCGGTCTACGTGATTTCTTGAGGGAGAGGTGGTTTCCCGGGGGACGCGCCCGTCGAACCGGCCGCAGCCCGTAGTTCATAAAGTTTCATACAGTGCGAGCGTAAAACACCGGTATGGCGCGCCGCACGGGGACGCTCGACCACGTCGTCGAAGACCGACGGGCGAATGCCGCCCTCGCGTGGCTACTCGTCGGATTTCTCGCGGTGGCGGTCGGCTCGAACTTCCTCGAGGGCGAACTGCTGTGGGCCGGGTTCGCCGCGTTCGTCGCGGCGCTGGCGCTCGTCCCTGCAGTCGTCCACCGCGACGCGACGGTGATGCTTCCCTGGGAGGTGCTGGCGCTGTCGGCGCTCCCGATTCTCGGCCGGTCGCTGGCGACGCTCGTGCTGACCTCGCGGGTCGCGACGTACTTCGCGGTGGCGGCGCTCGCGCTCATCGTTGCGGTCGAACTCCACGTCTTTACGCCGGTGAAGATGACCCACTGGTTCGCGGTGCTGTTCGTCGTCGTCGCCACCATCGCCACCGCGGGCGTCTGGGCCGTCTTCCAGTGGCTCTCGGACATCTATCTCGGGACGGCGTTCATTCGGAGCGAACAGCGATTGATGTGGGACTTCGTGGCCGCGACGGCGGTCGGCGTCCTCGCGGGAGTCGTCTTCGAAGCGTACTTCCGGCGGTTCGCGCGTATCGGCCCGCGACTGCCGGGCGACCTGGGTGACGGAACGTGAGAGTCCGCGATGAACTCCGAATCTCGGCGCGGCGACAGGAGCAGTTGACCCGGGCGATGGAGGTGTGTCTCGTCGGCGTCTTCTTCATCGGACTCGACCGGGGGAACCTCGGCATCGCGGTCAACGCCGGGGTCGCGCTGGGGGTCACGTTCCTGCCCGCGATACTCGAACGCGACTACGGGATTCCGCTCGACGCGGGGCTAACGCTGTGGATAACGACCGCGGTGTTCCTCCACGCCGTCGGGACGCTGGGGCCGTACACCGACGCCTCGCTCTGGTGGTGGGACCACATGACCCACGCGCTGTCGGCGTCGCTGGTCGCGGCGGTCGGCTACACCACCACGCGGGCCATCGACCGCCACACCGAGGCCATCTACCTCCCGCCACGGTTCATGTTCGTCTTCATCCTCCTCTTTACCGTCGCGTTCGGCGTCGTCTGGGAGGTCGTCGAGTTCGCGCTCGGCGGCCTCTCGTCGGTCGTCGGCAGCGGATCTATCCTCACCCAGTTCGGCCTGGAGGACACGATGAAGGACCTCATGTTCGACACGCTGGGCGGCGTGCTGGTCGCGCTCTGGGGCGACGCCTACCTCAACGACACCGTCAGGGCACTCACGACGCGCCTCTCGGGCGGCCGGCGCGGGGCCGACTGACAGGGTCGGGCGTTCGCGGTCGCGCCGCGACGCGACCGCGAACCTGCGAGAGTCCTTCGTCCGGTCGCTCGTACCGACGACGCGCTCGCGGGGGCGAGTGGCTTTATTGGTCCGTACAGCGAATCGACACGTGCTATGGTGTTCAAGAAGATAACCCTCATCGGGACGAGCGAGGAGAGTTTCGACGCCGCGGCCGACGACGCCATCGACCGCGCCGAGGAGACGCTCGAGAACGTCAAGTGGATAGAAGTGGACGAACTCGGCGTCGAAGTGGCGAACGCGCCCGACCGGCAGTATCAGGCGGAGGTTACCGTCGCCTTCGAACTCGAAGAGTAGGCCCGCGGAACTTCGGCGAATCGAACCGGTCGGGCGGCGAGGGGCCGACCGCGGTCGGCCCCTGAACCAACCGGCCAGCACGAAACTGTGCCGGGACTTTCTCGGCGGAACGGCTCGGGCGACACACGTTCTCGGCGGAGCAGTTCCGGCAAAACCTTCTCTGCGGAGGTGGTTCTGGCAGGACCGTCGGCGGTCCCGCCGGAACTGCTCGGTTCGAAGACCGATTCGAGCGTCAGGATTAACACCTTCCGAACGAAACGAACTCACATGAGTACCGATACCGCACCCGACGGGGACGCCACGCCCGAAATCGAGGTGACCGAGACGGCGGCCGAGCAGGCTCTCTCGCTGCTGGAAGGCGAGGAGATGGACATCGAGGAGGCCGGCCTTCGGCTGTTCGTCCAGCAGGGCGGCTGCGCGGGCCTCTCCTACGGGATGCGCTTCGACGAAGAACCCGAACCCGACGACACCGTCTACGAACACCACGACCTGCGGGTGTTCGTCGATCCCGCGAGCATGAACTACATCGAGGGGAGCATCGTCGACTACGAAACCGGCCTCCAGGGCGCGGGTTTCCACGTCGAGAACCCCAACGTCGTCAGCGAGTGCGGGTGCGGCGAGAGCTTCCGGACGTAAGTCCCGATTCTACGAGGGCGGCGGTCGAGTTCGGGTCGCTTCCCGGGAAGGGCCATTCTTATCCCGATTAGGCGACTACTCTGACGTGTGAAACAGCACGAACGCATCCTCGTCCGGGGCGCGACCGCCCGCGTCGAATCTTCGGACGCGCGGCTTCGCCTCCGGCCGCGAGTCGGCCGTCGCCCTCCCGGCCGGCCGAGACGGGCACGGAGGGTCGGATGGTAGACCTCGTCTTCTCGGCGGGACGGGTCCTCCTCGCGTTCTTCCTCGTGCTCCTCAACGGGTTCTTCGTGGCCGCGGAGTTCTCGTACGTCCGCATCCGGTCGACGACCGTGGAGACGCTCGTCGAGGAGGGCGCGCCCGGCGCCGAACTGCTCCAGAAGGCGGTACAGAACCTCGACGACTACCTCGCGGTGTGCCAACTCGGTATCACCCTCTCCTCGCTGGGACTCGGCTGGATCGGCGAACCCGCGGTGGCGGCGCTCATCGAACCGGTGCTGGGGTCGTTCCTGCCCGAGAGCGCCGTCCACCTCGCGGCGTTCGCCATCGGCTTCGGCTTCATCTCGTTCCTCCACGTCGTGTTCGGCGAACTCGCGCCCAAAACCATCGCCATCGCCAGGGCCGAGCGAGTCTCGCTGCTCGTGGCCGCGCCGATGCGGTTCTTCTACTACATCTTCATCCCCGGCCTCGTCGTGTTCAACGGCACGGCGAACTACTTCACCCGACTGCTTGGCATCCCGCCCGCCTCCGAGAGCGAGGAAACCCTCGAAGAGGAGGAGATACTGATGGTGCTGTCGCGGTCGGGCCGGCAGGGCAACATCGACCGGGAAGAGGTCGAGATGATAGAACGGGTGTTCGAACTCGACGACATCGCCGTCCGGGAGGTCATGGTCCCCCGGCCCGACGTGGTGAGCGTCTCGGCCGACCTGCCCCTGTCCGAACTCCGGTCGCTGATAATCGAGTCGGGCCACACCCGCTACCCGGTGCTGGAAGCCGACGATAGCGACCAGGTCGTCGGGTATCTCGACGTGAAGGACGTGCTTCGGGCCACGGAAACCGGCGACGACGCTCGCACCGACGCCGACGCCGTCACCGCCGGTGACCTCGCGCGCGACCTCCCCGTCGTCCCGGAAACCGGCCGTATCGACGACCTCCTGGCGGAGTTCCAGAGCCAGCAGAGTCAGATGGCCGCGGTCAT comes from the Halorussus vallis genome and includes:
- a CDS encoding HesB/IscA family protein translates to MSTDTAPDGDATPEIEVTETAAEQALSLLEGEEMDIEEAGLRLFVQQGGCAGLSYGMRFDEEPEPDDTVYEHHDLRVFVDPASMNYIEGSIVDYETGLQGAGFHVENPNVVSECGCGESFRT
- a CDS encoding DUF5816 domain-containing protein; the protein is MDAITTADGETVYVSRDDGERGSKGPFFVVYGSESGEDRYGYFCGNCERIDNAMDPMGRIECNACGNIRKPTEWDAAHE
- a CDS encoding metal-dependent hydrolase, producing the protein MMVGHAMLAFALAASAASARGWSRERAMAFGIAAGAFAAVPDVDMAYALVGLAQVGVASVWTMTAAFWGSSHLVHRAVTHSLVVAVPAALAFALVARERGRPAALALLAGLVAVAWAESGVLGAAVMTLFGLAGLAVALVAADRADLGVRSLFAAALLGLLSHPFGDLFTGAPPRMLYPLDVRLFAERLVLLADPTLNLLAVFALELCTIWLAGYVYLRLTDQDLFWHVDARAALGVAYALAALAMPAPTLEVSYHFVFSVLAVGVVGVAPHLLPSRSVLSADWNDAVTWTLTGLAAVSFATIAYAAVYVIS
- a CDS encoding pyridoxal-phosphate-dependent aminotransferase family protein, whose amino-acid sequence is MPEKPDVGELAPPDRTLMGPGPSEVHPRVLRAMSTPLVGHLDPSFIGIMNDVQDLLRYAFRTDNRWTIPVSGTGSASMEAAIGNVVEPGDTMLVPTNGYFGGRMESMAERAGGEVVHVDAPWGEPLDPADVQDAFDEHQPDVFGFVHAETSTGVLQPQVPELTSIAHDHDALVIADTVTSLGGVELRVDEWDVDVAYAGPQKCLSCPPGAAPLTLNDRAMDKVLSREEDARSWYLDLSLLEGYWGDDRSYHHTAPITNIYALREALRLVAEEGIEERWARHREIAGALKAGVEAMGIEMNAPDDYWLPSLNAVQVPEGATDTDVTSYLLEQYDLEIATGLGDLDGDIFRIGCMGYSAREETVSYLMAAFGDALSKQGADVDVEAGLAATAQALGDR
- a CDS encoding mechanosensitive ion channel family protein, producing the protein MASLLDTVLQELESYLTSPATNTADVLLAAVILVVGWYVGALVVRLVGRQVARKFQRPSLTKTALGGIRATVMVMAAVVAANYLGLQTGDIFLSVTVFSAVLGFVLAPIIGSIINGLFLLADQPYEIGDMIEFVERDTRGYVEDITLRYTKVFTLENTFLVIPNSSMRDRDIINYSAEDTRSRLSMELLVTYEGDLEEARAILERAARETPEVVEGGPDIRIGSARYASEPVAYIKEFADHGVLLDLRYWVKDPYFMPRVRSKIQERVWEQLPDADVEIAYPHSHLVFDETSGTARVSVEDGAEVPGQESVAGGSESAEADAAPADRGEDVAGDSRASPEEFDSRN
- a CDS encoding hemolysin family protein, which produces MVDLVFSAGRVLLAFFLVLLNGFFVAAEFSYVRIRSTTVETLVEEGAPGAELLQKAVQNLDDYLAVCQLGITLSSLGLGWIGEPAVAALIEPVLGSFLPESAVHLAAFAIGFGFISFLHVVFGELAPKTIAIARAERVSLLVAAPMRFFYYIFIPGLVVFNGTANYFTRLLGIPPASESEETLEEEEILMVLSRSGRQGNIDREEVEMIERVFELDDIAVREVMVPRPDVVSVSADLPLSELRSLIIESGHTRYPVLEADDSDQVVGYLDVKDVLRATETGDDARTDADAVTAGDLARDLPVVPETGRIDDLLAEFQSQQSQMAAVIDEWGSFEGLVTVEDIVEQVVGDIRDEFDVDEREPTIDKRSDGSYSVDGGVAIAEVNDTLDAEFESDEFGTIGGLVLDRLGRAPEVGDSVEIEGYRLEVARVDGARISTVVVTETGAEETPTSES
- a CDS encoding DUF7116 family protein — protein: MAPVSTPPVEQARSIFSDLGYTVSGDGEEFRAERKWRVVRVTALAESGETPDDGELRCFVTWSDQAQQLRRQLRRTNPAYEWAIISVREGGDYEVMRAPPGAKQAV
- a CDS encoding bifunctional metallophosphatase/5'-nucleotidase — its product is MAPRLLHYSDIENVYDAPERVGRLAGLLDELRGDDAILAGSGDNTSPGVLALVENGAQALDFYEAVRPDVETFGNHEFDHGKADLRRLVADSPQTWVSANVWETRSDSEERFAAAEGVVPATTVEVGGETVGFVGVTTARTASLNPFATDLEFADPVESARKALADLDADYTAVLSHLGNGDEELARAVDADAILGGHVPTERRDRIEGTLLTRPGDGGSVVLEVDLGTGEVAHHEVADAPVHEGVAAAMRERLAETGLNDVVGRVEEPVCRAETTLFGGECRLGNLVADAYRWATGAEVGLQNSGGVRTGDPLEGEVTAADVVSVTPFEENLAVAEVPGEALRDAFEWAAGPDLDFAEPDWWHAQVSGAEIAWDPETCAVESVRVGGDRLDTDRTYSVALSEYVLHTDDEFPSLGEDLLVERGDIQYEVLVDYARAEGVDAELDGRVRAVGPTAVDGWGSADR
- a CDS encoding universal stress protein codes for the protein MTRVVVPVRYPLSAHSRRTLEEAIGVAEERDAELTVLHVNLYHKGKTVSRAELKRAVEEEFGPLPHTRYVIREGFLVEETILEEVAAEHADVVVIGHKQSGRWRRMLRKLTSDPNVDSYLREKLDAEVITVGK
- a CDS encoding dodecin: MVFKKITLIGTSEESFDAAADDAIDRAEETLENVKWIEVDELGVEVANAPDRQYQAEVTVAFELEE